A stretch of the Chitinophaga sp. Cy-1792 genome encodes the following:
- a CDS encoding aspartate kinase: protein MKVLKFGGTSVGKPERMHSVAQLITADNDQKIVVLSALSGTTNSLVEISQSLSEGNKEQAKQQIDKLEKHYRTFCNELVKTDAGRADAKAIVDEHFEFLNIILKISFNEALNKDILAQGELLSTKLFCAYLQETGVSAVLLPALDFMSIDEFEEPEIPKIKSKLSALIAKNKNVTLFITQGYISRNARGEVDNLKRGGSDYSASLIGAAIQAEEVQIWTDIDGMHNNDPRIVKKTFPIEQLSFDEAAELAYFGAKILHPASIWPAQHFNIPVKLLNTMQPEAKGTIITELPNGNGVKAVAAKDGIIAIKIKSSRMLLAYGFLRKIFEVFEKYRTPIDMITTSEVAVSITIDNPAHLEQILKELQPFGTVELDYHQSIVSIVGNEVAATPSIITKLFDALEEVPLRMISYGGSRHNISILVNGQLKDRTLQLLNKGLFGLE, encoded by the coding sequence ATGAAAGTGTTAAAATTTGGTGGAACCTCCGTGGGAAAACCAGAGCGCATGCATTCGGTAGCACAGCTGATCACCGCTGACAACGATCAGAAAATTGTCGTGCTATCTGCACTGTCAGGTACGACTAACTCCCTCGTGGAAATTAGCCAGTCACTGTCAGAAGGTAATAAGGAACAGGCTAAACAGCAAATCGATAAGCTGGAGAAGCATTACCGTACTTTCTGCAATGAACTGGTCAAGACCGACGCCGGCCGTGCTGATGCAAAGGCTATCGTTGATGAACACTTCGAATTCCTGAATATCATCCTGAAGATTTCCTTCAATGAAGCATTGAACAAAGATATCCTGGCACAGGGTGAACTCCTGTCCACCAAACTTTTCTGCGCTTATCTGCAGGAAACCGGTGTCTCTGCTGTTCTGCTACCGGCGCTGGATTTCATGAGTATCGATGAATTCGAAGAACCTGAAATTCCGAAAATTAAATCCAAACTCTCTGCCCTTATTGCAAAAAATAAAAATGTAACCCTGTTCATTACACAAGGTTATATCAGCCGCAATGCAAGAGGAGAAGTGGACAACCTGAAGCGTGGTGGTTCTGATTACTCTGCATCCCTCATCGGTGCTGCTATCCAGGCAGAAGAAGTGCAGATCTGGACAGATATCGACGGTATGCATAACAACGATCCACGCATCGTGAAAAAGACGTTCCCTATCGAACAGCTCTCTTTCGACGAAGCGGCGGAACTGGCGTACTTCGGTGCCAAGATCCTTCACCCGGCTTCTATCTGGCCAGCACAGCATTTCAACATCCCGGTGAAATTGCTCAATACCATGCAGCCGGAAGCTAAAGGAACGATCATCACCGAACTGCCGAACGGTAACGGCGTAAAAGCTGTGGCTGCAAAAGATGGTATCATCGCTATCAAGATCAAATCCAGCCGCATGCTGCTGGCTTACGGCTTCCTCCGTAAAATCTTCGAAGTATTCGAAAAATACCGCACACCAATCGATATGATCACTACTTCTGAAGTAGCTGTTTCCATCACAATCGATAACCCGGCTCACCTGGAACAAATCCTGAAAGAACTGCAGCCATTCGGTACAGTGGAACTGGATTACCACCAATCTATCGTTTCCATCGTTGGTAACGAAGTGGCGGCAACTCCTTCTATTATCACCAAACTGTTCGATGCACTGGAAGAAGTTCCACTGCGTATGATCTCTTATGGTGGCAGCCGTCATAATATCTCCATCCTGGTAAACGGCCAGCTGAAAGATAGAACACTGCAACTCCTCAATAAAGGACTGTTCGGACTCGAATAG
- a CDS encoding RES family NAD+ phosphorylase: MDVYRISKCAYINDLTGTGARLYGGRWNSKGHSIVYTAGSRALAALEVLVHIPLKNIVQDFCIATIHIPDNIAVKTLTQEDLPGNWQSLTPLPELQCIGDEWIDTAKYAVLKIPSVIIADEYNYLINPEHPEAQGIVVNRTQPFAFDQRLGKG; the protein is encoded by the coding sequence ATGGACGTTTACAGGATCAGTAAATGTGCTTACATCAATGATCTGACAGGAACCGGTGCGCGCCTTTATGGGGGCCGCTGGAACAGCAAAGGACATTCGATCGTATATACTGCCGGTTCCAGGGCTTTAGCAGCATTGGAAGTGTTGGTGCACATCCCTCTAAAAAATATAGTGCAGGATTTCTGCATTGCCACGATACATATCCCTGATAATATCGCTGTTAAAACCCTCACCCAAGAAGATTTACCGGGCAACTGGCAATCACTGACACCCTTACCGGAGCTGCAATGCATAGGTGACGAGTGGATAGATACAGCTAAATATGCCGTATTAAAAATACCATCAGTAATTATTGCAGATGAATATAATTACCTGATCAATCCGGAGCATCCGGAGGCGCAGGGAATTGTAGTAAACAGGACGCAGCCTTTTGCATTTGATCAGCGGCTGGGCAAGGGTTAG
- a CDS encoding antitoxin Xre/MbcA/ParS toxin-binding domain-containing protein translates to MSDFMNYSRFQVQENALLIVEHPVAHTLGAGYFDFIQLTRSGIIKQALLNLSRQISFSIAELAQVLHISERTLQRYADDAKLSPDTSERAIMLSALYQRGTEVFGDLENFKEWMRTPLPAFDYQAPITLLDTSFGFQLIQDELGRIEHGLFA, encoded by the coding sequence ATGTCGGATTTTATGAATTACAGCCGTTTTCAAGTACAGGAAAATGCCTTGCTGATTGTAGAGCATCCCGTCGCGCATACCCTTGGGGCCGGATATTTTGATTTCATCCAGCTGACGAGAAGTGGCATTATCAAACAAGCATTATTAAACCTGAGTCGTCAGATATCCTTTTCGATAGCTGAGCTGGCGCAGGTACTTCATATATCAGAGCGCACCTTACAGCGTTATGCAGATGACGCGAAGCTTTCACCGGATACGAGTGAGCGGGCGATTATGCTGTCAGCGCTTTACCAGAGAGGCACCGAAGTTTTCGGTGACCTGGAGAACTTCAAGGAATGGATGAGAACTCCGTTACCAGCCTTCGACTATCAGGCACCTATTACGCTGTTAGACACCAGCTTTGGCTTTCAGCTTATCCAGGATGAATTGGGCCGCATTGAACATGGCCTGTTTGCATAG
- a CDS encoding DNA polymerase III subunit alpha translates to MYLNCKSFFSLRYGTMHVDTLIRQASAMGITTLALTNINITSDAWTFVNACREHDIKPILGLECRNEHVLSYLLLAKNQNGWYHINAFLSEKLHTDDPFPETAPALPDVYVIYPWGTRDPLILAANELMGVSVKNINRLFRVDTLAIKNKLVIMQPVTFQDDLHYELHQILRAVDQNILISQLQSHTTASPDEKFIHPAQLISHFEQYPHIVENTLKIMESCNVEMAMGIPRNKKTFTGDVQQDQQLLRDLAYKGMCYRYGSTNDEAAARIEKELKVIAQLNFESYFLITWDIVSYAQRQGFFYVGRGSGANSIVAYCLKITDVDPIELDLYFERFLNQHRSSPPDFDIDFSWKDRDQITQYIFDKYGKEHTALLGTVTTFQTHAMIRELGKAYGLPKKEIDRILRGGFSIQLDEDRIQRKILHFCQLMENQGKAFPNHLSIHAGGVLISDEPIHHFCTTYFPPKGFSTAQLDMFQAEDIGLYKFDILSQRGLGHIRDAIDLIKANHGEDVDIHNVKAFMVDEKVKANLRAVNTIGCFYIESPAMRQLLTKLRCDNYLSLVAASSIIRPGVAQSGMMKQYIDRYNNPKNVVYLHPIIEELLHETFGIMVYQEDVIKVAHKFADMELADADMLRRAMAGKYRGLRDLEKIQERFFNNCERLGRPRDVSEEIWRQIASFANYSFSKAHSASFAVESYQSLYLKTYYPAEFMVAVINNFGGFYSRELYFTQLKLTGITLHAPCINHSDYLTNIKNMDVHVGLIHIEGLEQGLAERILNERAQYGLFADLDDFVSRIGPGPEQLELLIRIGCFNFTGSTKKELFWKGSLLVKSKEVKNIHHMPLFKPAPVDCTLPSLAYHAHEDAFDEIDLLGFPLQSPFKVLQHNQDSYIHARDFHKFVGKEVLVLGYYVTMKMLRTSKGEPMCFGTFLDADDAFVDTVHFPDSLRRYPFQKGGFYILQGKVVDDYQVITLEISKMRKIGYFEDQPIS, encoded by the coding sequence ATGTACCTTAACTGCAAATCGTTTTTTAGTCTGCGCTACGGCACCATGCACGTGGATACCCTTATCCGGCAAGCTTCTGCCATGGGTATCACCACACTTGCCCTTACCAATATCAATATCACCTCCGACGCATGGACTTTCGTAAACGCATGCAGGGAACATGACATCAAACCCATACTGGGACTGGAATGCAGAAACGAGCACGTACTATCCTACCTGCTGCTCGCAAAAAATCAAAACGGCTGGTACCATATCAATGCCTTTCTCTCTGAAAAACTACATACCGATGATCCATTCCCGGAAACGGCTCCTGCCCTGCCAGACGTATATGTGATATATCCATGGGGAACCCGCGACCCGCTTATATTAGCAGCAAATGAGCTGATGGGTGTGAGCGTAAAAAATATCAACAGATTATTTCGTGTAGATACACTCGCCATCAAAAATAAACTGGTGATCATGCAGCCCGTTACCTTCCAGGACGACCTGCATTATGAGCTGCACCAGATACTGAGAGCAGTAGATCAAAACATACTTATCTCCCAGTTACAATCTCATACTACCGCATCCCCGGATGAAAAATTCATACATCCTGCACAACTGATCTCCCATTTTGAGCAATATCCGCATATCGTGGAAAACACGCTGAAAATAATGGAGTCCTGCAACGTAGAAATGGCCATGGGTATACCCAGAAATAAAAAAACTTTTACGGGAGATGTACAACAAGACCAGCAACTACTGCGGGACCTGGCGTATAAAGGCATGTGCTATCGCTACGGCAGCACCAACGATGAAGCCGCTGCCCGTATAGAAAAAGAGTTGAAAGTAATTGCGCAGCTGAACTTTGAATCTTATTTTCTGATCACCTGGGATATTGTCAGCTATGCACAGCGACAGGGATTTTTCTATGTAGGACGCGGCAGTGGTGCCAATTCCATTGTCGCTTATTGTCTTAAAATCACGGATGTAGATCCCATTGAGCTGGACCTCTATTTCGAACGTTTTCTCAATCAGCACCGCAGCTCCCCTCCCGATTTCGATATCGATTTTTCCTGGAAAGACAGAGACCAGATCACCCAATATATTTTTGATAAATATGGTAAGGAGCATACCGCGCTATTAGGCACCGTTACTACATTTCAGACCCATGCCATGATACGCGAGCTGGGCAAAGCCTATGGCTTGCCGAAGAAAGAAATTGACAGAATACTGCGTGGTGGCTTCAGCATTCAGCTGGACGAAGACCGCATACAGCGCAAGATCCTTCACTTCTGCCAGCTCATGGAAAACCAGGGAAAAGCATTTCCCAATCACCTCAGTATACATGCCGGCGGCGTGCTGATCAGTGATGAACCGATCCATCATTTCTGCACAACCTATTTTCCGCCTAAGGGCTTCAGCACCGCACAGCTGGATATGTTCCAGGCAGAAGATATCGGTTTGTATAAATTTGATATCCTTAGTCAGCGGGGCCTTGGGCATATCCGTGATGCCATTGACCTGATCAAAGCCAATCATGGTGAAGATGTGGACATCCATAATGTAAAGGCTTTTATGGTAGATGAGAAGGTGAAAGCCAACCTGCGTGCAGTGAATACCATTGGATGTTTTTATATAGAATCGCCGGCCATGCGGCAGCTGCTGACAAAACTGCGTTGTGATAATTATTTGTCGCTCGTAGCGGCCAGTTCTATCATACGCCCTGGTGTAGCGCAATCCGGCATGATGAAACAATATATTGATCGGTATAATAACCCTAAAAATGTGGTATACCTGCACCCTATTATTGAAGAGCTGTTGCACGAAACCTTTGGTATCATGGTATACCAGGAAGATGTGATTAAGGTAGCACATAAGTTTGCCGATATGGAGCTGGCAGATGCAGACATGCTGCGGAGGGCCATGGCAGGGAAATACAGGGGACTGAGAGACCTGGAAAAGATACAGGAGCGATTTTTTAATAATTGCGAACGCTTAGGCCGGCCAAGAGATGTGAGCGAAGAGATATGGAGACAGATAGCCAGTTTTGCCAATTACTCCTTTTCCAAAGCCCATTCTGCCAGTTTTGCCGTGGAAAGCTATCAGAGCTTATATCTTAAAACCTACTACCCTGCCGAATTTATGGTAGCCGTTATTAACAATTTCGGCGGCTTTTACAGCAGGGAATTGTATTTCACTCAGCTGAAGCTGACAGGCATCACTTTGCACGCTCCCTGTATCAACCACAGTGATTATCTCACTAACATAAAAAACATGGATGTACACGTAGGGTTGATACATATAGAAGGGCTTGAACAGGGACTTGCAGAGCGTATCTTGAATGAAAGAGCGCAGTATGGCCTGTTTGCAGACCTGGACGATTTTGTAAGCCGCATCGGGCCTGGCCCTGAGCAACTGGAATTACTGATCAGGATAGGCTGTTTTAATTTTACAGGATCTACCAAAAAGGAATTATTCTGGAAAGGAAGTTTGCTTGTAAAATCGAAGGAGGTCAAAAATATCCATCACATGCCTTTATTCAAACCCGCGCCGGTAGATTGTACCCTGCCTTCGCTGGCGTACCATGCACATGAAGATGCCTTTGATGAGATAGACCTGCTGGGCTTTCCGCTGCAATCGCCGTTTAAGGTACTGCAGCATAACCAGGACTCCTATATCCATGCCCGTGACTTCCATAAATTTGTGGGTAAGGAGGTGCTGGTGTTAGGTTATTATGTGACGATGAAGATGTTGAGAACATCCAAGGGAGAGCCAATGTGTTTTGGCACTTTCCTGGATGCGGACGATGCGTTTGTGGATACCGTTCATTTTCCTGATAGCCTGAGAAGATATCCATTCCAGAAAGGGGGATTTTACATTTTACAGGGAAAAGTAGTAGATGATTATCAAGTTATAACACTGGAAATCAGTAAGATGAGAAAAATCGGATATTTTGAAGACCAACCTATTTCCTAA
- the dinB gene encoding DNA polymerase IV has protein sequence MISLQQRAIAHLDLDCFFVSVECQRDSSLTGKPLLIGGSSDRAVVSACSYEARRYGIHSAMPMKTALRLCPHAIVRSGDMESYSNKSREVTDIIADKAPLYEKSSIDEFYIDISGMDKYFGSLKWTTELRRKIMKESGLPISFGLASNKLVSKVATDEAKPNGQLEILFGEEKNFLAPLKVEKIPMVGKETAAQLKRRGVETVKTLSEVPIPLLEAWMGKNGISLWRKANGIDESPVVPYYEQKSISTENTFSADTIDMQFLHAELVRMTEKIAFELRQQNKLTGCITVKIRYSDFETVSKQQTIPYCCTDNMLLEKVKDLFIKLYDRRLLVRLIGVRFSHLVQGNYQISLFDDSQEMIALYQAIDQIKNRFGWEFLMKGTNVLPPDKKHLAQQKDIMPYQKR, from the coding sequence ATGATATCGTTGCAACAACGTGCCATTGCCCATCTGGACCTCGACTGCTTCTTCGTTTCCGTTGAATGCCAGCGCGACAGCAGCCTCACAGGCAAACCACTGCTGATCGGCGGCAGCAGCGACCGCGCCGTCGTTTCCGCATGCAGCTACGAAGCCAGACGATACGGAATCCATTCCGCCATGCCCATGAAAACGGCACTACGCCTATGTCCACACGCCATAGTCCGTAGTGGCGACATGGAATCCTACAGCAATAAATCCAGAGAAGTAACAGACATCATCGCTGACAAAGCCCCTCTGTATGAAAAATCATCTATCGACGAATTTTATATCGATATCAGCGGGATGGACAAATACTTCGGCTCCCTCAAATGGACCACTGAACTGAGAAGAAAAATCATGAAGGAATCAGGGCTGCCCATCTCCTTCGGACTCGCCTCCAATAAACTCGTTTCTAAAGTAGCCACAGACGAAGCCAAACCCAACGGTCAACTCGAAATCCTATTCGGTGAAGAGAAGAATTTTCTCGCCCCGCTGAAAGTGGAAAAAATTCCGATGGTAGGCAAGGAAACCGCCGCCCAACTCAAACGCCGTGGCGTAGAAACCGTTAAAACACTCAGCGAAGTACCCATCCCGCTACTCGAAGCATGGATGGGAAAAAATGGTATCTCCCTCTGGAGAAAAGCCAACGGTATCGACGAATCTCCTGTGGTTCCGTATTACGAACAAAAATCTATCTCCACAGAAAATACATTCTCTGCCGATACCATCGATATGCAATTCCTGCATGCAGAACTCGTACGCATGACGGAAAAAATTGCTTTCGAACTAAGACAGCAAAATAAACTTACCGGCTGCATCACCGTTAAAATCAGGTATTCCGACTTCGAAACCGTCAGCAAACAGCAAACCATCCCCTATTGCTGCACTGATAATATGCTGCTGGAAAAAGTAAAAGACCTCTTTATAAAACTCTATGACCGCCGGCTACTGGTACGCCTGATAGGCGTGCGTTTCAGCCACCTGGTGCAGGGCAATTACCAGATCAGCCTGTTCGACGACAGCCAGGAAATGATTGCCTTATATCAGGCTATAGATCAAATCAAAAACCGCTTCGGATGGGAGTTTCTGATGAAGGGCACCAACGTACTGCCACCAGATAAAAAACATCTGGCACAACAGAAAGATATTATGCCCTACCAAAAAAGATAA
- a CDS encoding SdpI family protein, which translates to MTKTDYRKELLLLALFFVPLAYLGIIWHTLPATFNTGPNNEQQIQTPADFLLLMIFIFFTNALIYALFRYVPRTDGVAVSNVNTMEHEYYRVRFIIQIFLSAFTCLIIFMVQHGYTQAMERWAFIGIGLVIGGIGLYLKNLKPNNWVGIRTPYTLESPAIWKETHRMASILWTCTGIVFIAGAFFMSLITGIFVIFVATFILAALPYIYSFRLYNEDKG; encoded by the coding sequence ATGACAAAAACGGATTATCGAAAAGAGCTCCTTCTCCTGGCACTTTTCTTTGTGCCACTGGCTTATCTGGGTATTATCTGGCATACTTTACCGGCAACATTTAATACTGGTCCGAATAACGAACAACAGATACAGACACCGGCAGACTTTTTACTGCTGATGATATTCATATTTTTTACCAATGCATTGATATACGCGTTGTTCCGTTACGTTCCACGAACTGATGGGGTAGCTGTATCCAATGTAAATACAATGGAACATGAATATTACAGGGTGCGGTTTATTATCCAGATATTTCTGAGTGCATTTACCTGCCTGATTATATTTATGGTACAACATGGTTATACGCAGGCGATGGAGCGCTGGGCATTTATAGGAATAGGGCTGGTAATAGGAGGTATAGGATTATACCTGAAAAATCTGAAACCTAACAACTGGGTAGGTATTCGTACACCGTATACACTGGAAAGTCCGGCGATCTGGAAAGAAACCCACCGTATGGCAAGTATTTTATGGACCTGTACAGGAATCGTTTTTATAGCAGGTGCTTTCTTTATGTCTTTAATAACGGGCATATTCGTTATATTTGTTGCAACGTTCATACTGGCAGCGTTACCATATATATACTCGTTCCGGTTATACAACGAAGACAAAGGATAA
- a CDS encoding cytochrome B, with protein MLLVHLHSIVRWAVIFTGIWAVIRAYKGVSGKTPFTAADNKAGLFFMISCDIQLLIGIILYFVSAKTQVAMSNMGAAMKDPVLRLFAVEHETMAVIAIALVHIGKSKVKKATDAAKKHKLALTFYTLAMLVILVLVAMVMTKGQGGWA; from the coding sequence ATGTTACTTGTTCACTTACATTCCATCGTGAGATGGGCAGTGATTTTCACGGGAATCTGGGCCGTTATTCGTGCTTATAAAGGCGTATCCGGAAAAACTCCTTTCACTGCCGCTGATAATAAAGCAGGGCTGTTTTTCATGATATCCTGTGATATCCAGTTACTGATTGGTATTATTTTATATTTCGTGAGTGCAAAAACCCAGGTGGCTATGTCTAATATGGGTGCTGCCATGAAAGATCCTGTACTTCGTCTGTTTGCTGTAGAGCATGAAACTATGGCGGTTATTGCCATTGCACTGGTGCATATCGGTAAATCGAAAGTAAAGAAAGCTACAGATGCTGCTAAAAAGCACAAACTGGCGCTTACTTTCTACACTTTGGCAATGTTGGTGATCCTCGTCCTGGTGGCGATGGTGATGACCAAAGGTCAGGGTGGCTGGGCATAA
- a CDS encoding LexA family transcriptional regulator — protein MSVVCQNLKYLRKQKGWTQQEFADKLGIKRSLLGAYEEERAEPRTEVLEQVSDMFRVSIDDLLRRDLATQKESYLEKRRQQKLGSARQSIQFVPVKAAAGYLAGYNDEEFIEELNTFTLPMIGAGDYRAFEIAGDSMLPVASGSVIVCHKVDGWEDIKSNETYVVVTARGGIVFKRVEKNSRAKSKITLISDNPQFEPYSVEMEDILELWQSDAVISKSSQQSRMSVNHLADMVTRLQDQVSLLKKKIKD, from the coding sequence ATGTCCGTAGTATGCCAGAATTTAAAATATCTGCGTAAGCAAAAAGGCTGGACGCAGCAAGAATTTGCCGATAAACTTGGTATCAAACGTTCCCTCCTGGGTGCTTATGAAGAAGAACGTGCAGAACCAAGGACCGAAGTCCTCGAACAGGTCAGCGATATGTTTCGGGTATCCATTGATGATCTGCTCCGCAGAGATCTGGCTACACAGAAAGAGAGCTACCTGGAAAAGCGCAGACAGCAAAAGCTGGGCAGTGCCAGACAATCTATCCAGTTTGTTCCGGTAAAAGCCGCCGCTGGTTACCTGGCAGGTTATAACGATGAAGAGTTTATCGAAGAACTCAACACCTTTACCCTCCCCATGATCGGTGCCGGTGATTACAGAGCCTTCGAAATCGCCGGGGATTCCATGCTGCCGGTAGCCTCAGGTTCCGTCATCGTTTGCCATAAAGTAGATGGATGGGAAGATATTAAAAGCAATGAAACCTATGTAGTCGTTACTGCAAGAGGAGGCATCGTTTTTAAAAGAGTGGAAAAAAACAGCCGCGCCAAATCAAAAATTACACTGATATCTGATAACCCCCAGTTCGAACCTTATTCCGTTGAAATGGAAGATATCCTCGAACTCTGGCAGTCCGACGCCGTTATCAGCAAATCCAGCCAACAAAGCCGCATGAGCGTTAACCACCTGGCAGATATGGTCACCCGCCTGCAAGATCAGGTAAGTCTGCTCAAAAAGAAAATAAAAGACTAA
- a CDS encoding cupin domain-containing protein, producing MGFHISIAEALQQLHKSENDFATIFEHGSMRGILFGPAEIDDQQPHLQDEIYIVLKGSGEFTLEEKKIKFGPGDFIFVPAGTEHRFSAFTPDLLLWVVFYGQQGGEGQ from the coding sequence ATGGGGTTTCATATTTCAATTGCCGAAGCACTGCAACAACTGCATAAAAGCGAAAATGATTTCGCAACCATCTTCGAACATGGCTCCATGAGAGGAATCCTCTTCGGACCAGCTGAAATCGATGACCAGCAACCTCACCTCCAGGACGAAATTTATATCGTACTCAAAGGCAGCGGCGAATTTACCCTGGAAGAGAAAAAAATTAAATTTGGCCCCGGCGACTTTATCTTTGTACCCGCCGGTACCGAACACAGATTCTCGGCATTTACCCCGGATCTGCTACTGTGGGTCGTTTTCTACGGCCAGCAAGGCGGAGAAGGACAATAA
- the rpsU gene encoding 30S ribosomal protein S21 has protein sequence MLIIDSKDCENIDKALKKYKKKFEKARILLQLRSRQSFTKPSVKRRNEVLKAVYKQQLASGKLED, from the coding sequence ATGTTGATAATTGATTCTAAAGATTGCGAAAACATAGACAAGGCGCTTAAAAAGTATAAAAAGAAATTTGAGAAAGCACGTATTCTGTTGCAACTCAGATCACGCCAGTCTTTTACCAAACCATCTGTTAAACGTCGTAACGAAGTGCTGAAAGCGGTTTATAAACAACAGTTGGCTTCTGGTAAATTAGAAGATTAA
- a CDS encoding tyrosine-type recombinase/integrase, which produces MNEELHALSERFLSYLELEKRYSGHTCTAYRNDLTQFFDYITANYGRTSIADISHVMIRAWLATLMENAMTAKSVNRKISSLKSFYKYNLRLGLVKQSPMIKVTAPKINKRLPGFIDEKGMRALEENVSPVSTTSMNIFSDDLEGKTHRLIFEVFYQTGIRLSELIGLQEFKVDRGNMTIKVLGKGNKERLIPISAALMAQIEEYKALKRSSLEDFEPGVLFVHPYNGRRLYPKYVYLTVRKYLTEHQITTLKKKSPHILRHTFATHLTNNGADLNAVKELLGHSSLAATQVYTHNTIEKLKKVFQQAHPKA; this is translated from the coding sequence TTGAACGAAGAACTACATGCACTATCCGAGCGTTTCCTTTCCTATCTGGAGCTCGAAAAGCGATACTCAGGACATACCTGCACAGCCTATCGCAACGACCTGACCCAATTTTTCGACTACATCACTGCTAATTATGGCCGCACAAGCATTGCGGATATATCGCACGTCATGATACGCGCCTGGCTGGCCACACTCATGGAAAACGCCATGACAGCCAAAAGCGTAAACCGGAAAATATCTTCCCTTAAATCCTTCTACAAATATAACTTACGCCTGGGCCTGGTAAAACAGTCGCCCATGATCAAAGTAACCGCACCTAAAATCAATAAACGCCTCCCGGGCTTTATCGACGAAAAAGGTATGCGCGCCCTCGAAGAAAATGTCAGCCCCGTATCTACTACCAGCATGAACATCTTCTCCGATGACCTCGAAGGAAAAACACACCGGCTCATTTTTGAAGTATTCTATCAGACAGGTATCCGTCTGTCTGAATTAATAGGCCTCCAGGAATTTAAGGTAGACAGAGGCAATATGACCATTAAAGTGTTGGGGAAAGGCAATAAAGAGCGGCTGATACCAATCAGTGCTGCACTGATGGCACAGATAGAGGAGTATAAAGCCTTGAAACGCAGCTCCCTGGAAGATTTTGAGCCCGGGGTGCTCTTCGTGCATCCATATAACGGCCGCCGTTTATATCCTAAATATGTATATCTCACGGTAAGAAAATATCTGACAGAACACCAGATCACTACACTCAAGAAAAAAAGTCCACATATACTGCGGCATACCTTTGCCACACATCTTACCAATAACGGTGCAGACCTTAATGCGGTGAAAGAGTTGCTGGGACACTCGTCCCTGGCTGCAACACAGGTGTATACGCACAATACAATAGAAAAACTGAAGAAAGTATTTCAACAGGCCCACCCCAAGGCCTGA